The Conger conger chromosome 15, fConCon1.1, whole genome shotgun sequence genome contains a region encoding:
- the LOC133111710 gene encoding RNA-binding protein MEX3B-like — protein MPSSLFADMDRNGGSQVDALGDQTVLQIALDQLLGLDNDDSSVYDNEPRKKSVNMTECVPVPSSEHVAEIVGRQGCKIKALRAKTNTYIKTPVRGEEPVFVVTGRREDVAMARREIISAAEHFSMIRASRNKNASLNGGGGASIPGPPNLPGQTTIQVRVPYRVVGLVVGPKGATIKRIQQQTHTYIVTPSREKEPVFEVTGMPENVDRAREEIEAHIAMRTGGFVELTDDNDFHANGTDVGFDLHGHPTLWSKSVPGTTPAGSRKPFSNYRNDSSSSLGSASTDSYFGNNGGSRLADYSPPSPTLSYTASSNGNNNNNNNNANANGNMNGNADKFGSISPGCTDLTFKTSPGFKHAPATPAAPSLVWSQYEHPAPPSAAPPTMFPADPPANASGGVGKQRAPSRLSPPLQHHHANGLSQHPLARRVCSDPGGGALTFSTFSNCGLPNGVDEPSVCGPHLPEIPSDSASSDSSTSSSSSSSSVGTGRKGSRDCSLCFESEVIAALVPCGHNLFCMECANRICQRNNPECPVCHTAVTQAIRIFS, from the exons ATGCCCAGTTCGCTTTTCGCAGATATGGACAGAAATGGGGGCAGTCAGGTGGACGCACTGGGGGACCAAACCGTCCTCCAGATAGCACTGGACCAGCTGCTCGGGTTGGACAACGATGACAGCTCTGTTTACGACAACGAGCCGAGGAAGAAGAGCGTTAACATGACCGAATGTGTCCCGGTTCCCAGCTCGGAGCACGTAGCCGAAATCGTCGGCAGGCAAG GCTGTAAAATCAAAGCCTTGCGAGCAAAGACCAACACCTATATCAAGACTCCTGTGCGGGGGGAGGAGCCTGTGTTCGTGGTGACGGGCAGAAGGGAGGACGTAGCCATGGCGAGGAGGGAGATCATCTCGGCCGCAGAGCATTTCTCCATGATCCGAGCCTCCAGGAACAAGAACGCCAGCCTGAacggcgggggcggggcttcaATCCCTGGGCCCCCCAACCTGCCTGGGCAGACCACCATCCAGGTGCGGGTCCCCTACAGGGTGGTGGGgctggtggtggggcccaaGGGGGCGACCATCAAGCGCATCCAGCAGCAGACGCACACCTACATCGTCACGCCCAGCCGCGAAAAGGAGCCCGTGTTTGAGGTGACGGGCATGCCCGAGAACGTGGACCGCGCCCGGGAGGAGATCGAGGCCCACATCGCCATGCGGACGGGCGGCTTCGTGGAGCTCACCGACGACAACGACTTCCATGCCAACGGCACGGACGTGGGCTTCGACCTGCACGGCCACCCAACTCTGTGGAGCAAGTCCGTCCCTGGAACCACGCCCGCCGGCAGCCGCAAGCCCTTCTCCAACTACCGCAACGACAGCTCCAGCTCCCTGGGCAGCGCCTCCACCGACTCCTACTTCGGCAACAACGGAGGCTCCCGGTTGGCTGACTacagcccccccagccccaccctgAGCTACACGGCCTCCAGcaatggcaacaacaacaataacaacaacaacgccAACGCTAACGGCAACATGAATGGCAACGCCGACAAGTTTGGCTCCATTTCCCCAGGTTGCACTGATCTGACTTTCAAAACTTCGCCAGGATTCAAACACGCCCCAGCCACGCCCGCCGCTCCCAGTCTGGTGTGGTCCCAGTATGAGCACCCCGCCCCTCCCAGTGCTGCCCCGCCCACAATGTTTCCAGCTGACCCTCCTGCTAACGCCAGCGGGGGCGTAGGGAAGCAGAGGGCCCCTTCCAGACTGTCCCCGCCCCTGCAGCACCACCACGCCAACGGGCTCTCCCAGCACCCGCTGGCCCGCAGGGTGTGCAGTGACCCAGGAGGGGGCGCCCTCACCTTCTCCACCTTCTCTAACTGTGGGCTGCCCAACGGGGTGGACGAGCCCTCCGTGTGCGGGCCGCACCTCCCCGAAATCCCCTCGGACTCCGCTTCATCGGATTCCTCGACGTCTTCGtcgtcctcttcctcttccgTGGGTACGGGCCGGAAGGGCAGCCGGGACTGCTCGCTGTGCTTCGAGAGCGAGGTGATCGCCGCACTGGTGCCCTGCGGGCACAACCTGTTCTGTATGGAGTGTGCCAACCGCATCTGCCAGCGGAACAATCCAGAATGTCCCGTCTGCCACACTGCTGTCACTCAAGCCATACGCATCTTCTCATAG